In Candidatus Sulfurimonas marisnigri, a single genomic region encodes these proteins:
- a CDS encoding agmatine deiminase family protein — MKRLIAEFEEQSFTQIIFPHAKTDWVEYLDEAETTFTNIINEIIKYQKCLVVCSDIEDVKSRFEHNVNLYFVEYETNDTWARDSSALCIEDSSHVKLLDFNFTGWGGKFDASKDNAMSQALQKNYNKELLHVELDLEGGAVESNGIDTILTTSECMLNKNRNSSLSPSQITQILQYEFGMNKILYLNHGYLAGDDTDSHVDTLARFIDEKTIMYVTCKNESDEHFKELKLMQKELLEFSKVYGLQLIELPMTDAIHFEDERLPATYANFLFVNGAVLVPTYGVTQDEEALDIFRKTFTDKEIVAINCMALIKQHGSLHCVTMNFAKEVDII, encoded by the coding sequence GTGAAAAGATTGATTGCAGAGTTTGAAGAACAAAGTTTTACGCAAATTATATTTCCACATGCTAAAACAGACTGGGTAGAGTACTTGGATGAAGCAGAAACAACATTTACTAATATTATTAATGAAATAATTAAATACCAGAAATGCCTTGTTGTCTGTTCAGATATAGAAGATGTGAAGAGCAGATTTGAGCATAATGTAAACCTTTACTTTGTCGAGTACGAGACTAATGACACTTGGGCTAGAGACTCCTCTGCTCTTTGCATAGAAGATAGTTCACATGTAAAACTATTGGATTTTAATTTTACTGGCTGGGGCGGTAAATTTGACGCTTCAAAAGACAACGCTATGAGTCAGGCACTTCAAAAAAACTATAACAAAGAACTTCTACATGTAGAGTTGGATTTAGAGGGTGGAGCAGTTGAGAGCAACGGTATAGACACTATACTTACAACATCAGAGTGTATGCTAAATAAAAACAGAAATTCCTCTTTAAGCCCTTCACAAATCACTCAAATACTGCAATATGAGTTTGGGATGAATAAGATTTTATATCTAAATCACGGCTATCTAGCAGGTGACGACACAGATTCACATGTAGACACTTTGGCAAGATTTATAGATGAAAAAACAATAATGTATGTTACATGCAAGAATGAGAGTGATGAACACTTCAAAGAGTTAAAGCTTATGCAAAAAGAGCTTTTAGAGTTTTCAAAAGTTTATGGTTTGCAGCTTATCGAACTCCCAATGACAGACGCTATCCACTTTGAAGATGAAAGATTACCTGCGACTTATGCCAACTTCTTATTTGTTAATGGTGCAGTTTTAGTCCCAACTTACGGAGTCACACAAGATGAAGAGGCACTAGATATTTTTAGAAAAACTTTCACTGACAAAGAGATAGTTGCCATTAATTGTATGGCCCTAATAAAACAACACGGTTCACTTCACTGCGTCACTATGAACTTTGCCAAAGAAGTTGATATTATCTAA
- a CDS encoding alanine racemase — translation MAYITLNKNNFFNNLDIIAEHTKSVDKIALVLKDNGYGHGLLEMSALAKEYGVKKAVVRTCKEAKFIEEFFEYILVLGEIPKNKSDKIRYTINDLKSISKFPSGTKVELKVDTGMHRNGIDVSELQEAFVKIKEAGLVFEAVFTHHRSADELTSEWFWQNDNFKSVKKNSKELAKEFGFSNLRFHSSNSASLFRHVEFDEDMARVGIAAYGCMKLPKSLHVENLKPVLSLYANKVSSRELRKGQRVGYGGDYEANDSCKVSNYDFGYGDGFFRSCANGYKTPDNEELVGRISMDNSSFLSDKDELLIFDDAAQVAPYAGTISYEVLTSLKSDIFRKIV, via the coding sequence ATGGCTTATATAACTTTAAATAAAAACAACTTTTTTAATAATCTCGATATTATCGCAGAACATACCAAAAGCGTAGATAAAATAGCATTAGTTTTAAAAGATAACGGGTACGGGCACGGACTTTTAGAAATGTCGGCCTTGGCAAAAGAGTATGGAGTTAAAAAAGCAGTTGTCCGTACATGTAAAGAGGCAAAATTTATAGAAGAGTTTTTTGAGTATATTCTGGTATTGGGCGAAATTCCTAAAAACAAAAGTGATAAAATAAGATACACAATAAATGATTTAAAAAGCATCTCAAAATTTCCTTCTGGCACAAAAGTAGAGCTAAAAGTAGATACTGGAATGCACCGTAACGGCATTGATGTAAGTGAGCTTCAAGAAGCCTTTGTGAAAATAAAAGAAGCAGGACTGGTTTTCGAAGCCGTATTTACTCACCATAGAAGTGCAGATGAACTTACAAGTGAGTGGTTTTGGCAAAATGACAACTTTAAAAGTGTAAAAAAGAATTCAAAAGAGTTGGCTAAAGAATTTGGATTTTCTAATCTTAGGTTTCACTCATCAAATTCAGCTTCGTTATTTCGACATGTAGAGTTTGACGAAGATATGGCAAGAGTTGGAATTGCCGCTTATGGCTGTATGAAACTTCCAAAATCTCTACATGTAGAAAATTTAAAACCTGTTTTATCACTCTATGCAAATAAAGTATCATCAAGAGAGTTGAGAAAAGGGCAAAGGGTTGGTTATGGTGGTGACTACGAAGCTAATGATAGCTGCAAAGTCAGTAATTATGATTTTGGTTATGGTGACGGCTTTTTTAGAAGTTGCGCAAACGGATATAAAACACCAGATAATGAAGAACTAGTCGGCAGAATTTCCATGGATAACAGTTCGTTTTTAAGCGATAAAGATGAGCTCTTAATATTTGACGATGCTGCACAAGTAGCTCCTTATGCCGGCACTATAAGTTATGAAGTTTTAACATCTTTAAAGTCTGATATTTTTAGAAAAATTGTTTAG
- a CDS encoding PP0621 family protein, which translates to MILKVLLLVGVIAVVYFFFIKKKPAVTQSNKNSKKNKVKDEVQSSDMVECSTCGIYCALDDTLLSNNKYYCSTECLEKA; encoded by the coding sequence ATGATACTAAAAGTTCTTTTACTTGTTGGGGTTATCGCAGTAGTATACTTTTTTTTCATCAAGAAAAAACCTGCAGTTACGCAATCAAATAAAAACAGTAAAAAAAATAAAGTTAAAGATGAAGTTCAAAGCAGTGATATGGTTGAGTGTTCTACATGTGGGATCTATTGTGCATTAGACGACACACTTCTAAGCAACAACAAATACTACTGCTCAACTGAGTGTTTGGAGAAAGCATAA
- the rsmG gene encoding 16S rRNA (guanine(527)-N(7))-methyltransferase RsmG: MDLKSALQDDNINLPDNFFYNIQKFKEQLFKWNKIHNLTGAKDEKTIDEFIYDAVFPISFLPKTKNLLDIGTGAGFPGMILAFGLPDTQVTLVEPLAKRASFLQFIKADLGLDNVRVVKKRVEDMESEIFELVTSRAVTDTNMLLKLSENFRDENSKLLFYKGEKVYDEVGNDLKHKIIKTKNRHYLLIGED, from the coding sequence TTGGATTTAAAATCAGCACTTCAAGATGATAATATCAACTTGCCGGACAACTTTTTCTACAACATACAAAAATTTAAAGAGCAGCTTTTCAAATGGAATAAAATCCATAATCTAACTGGTGCAAAAGATGAAAAAACAATAGATGAGTTTATATATGATGCCGTTTTCCCAATAAGTTTTTTACCAAAAACTAAAAATCTTTTAGATATAGGCACCGGGGCTGGTTTTCCTGGTATGATTTTAGCCTTTGGTCTTCCTGACACACAAGTTACTTTAGTTGAACCACTCGCAAAACGTGCTAGTTTTTTGCAGTTTATAAAGGCAGATTTAGGACTGGATAATGTTAGAGTTGTAAAAAAACGGGTTGAAGACATGGAGAGTGAGATTTTCGAACTTGTAACTTCTAGAGCTGTTACAGACACAAATATGCTTTTAAAACTAAGTGAAAACTTTCGTGATGAAAACTCAAAACTTCTTTTTTATAAAGGTGAAAAAGTTTATGATGAAGTAGGAAATGATTTAAAGCATAAAATAATAAAGACCAAGAATAGACACTACTTACTTATTGGAGAAGATTAA
- the ribA gene encoding GTP cyclohydrolase II, with protein MNIDISEVANLPSRFGDFKVKAFKEGNKEHLVIYKDALDEIPIVRVHSECLTGDAIGSLKCDCRDQLEYALKLAEETNGIVIYLRQEGRNIGLLNKINAYALQDKGLNTIEANHQLGFGADERTYEMVTYILHHFNIHKIKLLTNNPDKVNSISDIEIVERIPIIMQSNIHNKDYLNVKKDDMGHLL; from the coding sequence TTGAATATAGATATTTCTGAAGTAGCAAACTTACCATCTAGATTTGGAGACTTCAAAGTTAAAGCCTTTAAAGAGGGCAACAAAGAACATCTTGTAATTTATAAAGACGCTCTTGATGAAATTCCAATAGTAAGAGTTCACTCAGAGTGTTTAACTGGAGATGCCATTGGGAGTCTTAAGTGTGATTGCAGAGATCAACTAGAGTATGCTCTAAAACTTGCTGAAGAAACTAATGGAATTGTTATTTATCTTAGGCAAGAGGGTAGGAATATTGGTCTTTTAAATAAGATAAACGCTTATGCTTTGCAAGATAAAGGTTTAAACACCATAGAGGCTAATCACCAGCTTGGTTTTGGGGCTGATGAGAGAACATATGAGATGGTAACATATATACTCCATCACTTCAACATTCATAAGATTAAACTGCTTACAAACAACCCTGACAAAGTAAACTCCATAAGCGATATAGAAATTGTTGAGCGTATTCCTATTATTATGCAATCAAACATACATAATAAAGATTATTTAAATGTTAAAAAAGATGACATGGGTCATCTACTCTAA
- the hemB gene encoding porphobilinogen synthase, producing the protein MFQRFRRTRLNGHLRSLVRETNVNITDFIYPLFVRSGEGIKTEVASMPGVFQMSLDEILKECEELKKIGLYSIILFGIPDVKDSIGSDSLCEHGIIATAIRAIKETHPEMFVVTDLCFCEYTDHGHCGIIDEKNETVNNDATLEISGQQAVIHAKAGADMIAPSGMMDGIIETLREALDGAGFENLPIMSYSTKFASGYYGPFRDVAESTPSFGDRASYQMDPANRREAIAESIEDEAQGADILMVKPALAYLDIVREIKDSTSLPMAVYNVSGEYAMLKLAGKHNLIDYNRVVMETMVSFKRAGADIIISYHAKEVAKMLLNK; encoded by the coding sequence ATGTTTCAAAGATTTCGTAGAACTCGTCTTAATGGACATCTTCGCTCACTAGTTCGTGAGACAAATGTAAATATAACTGATTTTATCTATCCACTATTTGTTCGTTCAGGTGAAGGGATTAAAACAGAAGTGGCTTCTATGCCTGGTGTTTTTCAGATGAGTTTAGATGAAATTTTAAAAGAGTGCGAAGAGTTGAAAAAGATTGGACTTTACTCTATTATTCTTTTTGGAATTCCTGATGTAAAAGATTCTATTGGTTCAGATTCTCTTTGTGAACACGGAATTATTGCTACTGCAATAAGAGCTATTAAAGAGACTCATCCAGAGATGTTCGTAGTAACTGATTTGTGCTTTTGTGAATATACAGACCATGGACACTGTGGGATAATTGACGAAAAAAATGAAACTGTAAATAATGATGCAACACTTGAAATATCAGGACAGCAGGCTGTCATTCACGCAAAGGCTGGAGCAGACATGATCGCGCCGTCTGGAATGATGGATGGAATAATTGAGACTCTAAGAGAAGCTCTTGATGGTGCAGGATTTGAGAATTTACCAATCATGAGCTACTCGACTAAATTTGCATCGGGATACTATGGACCGTTTAGAGATGTAGCAGAATCAACACCAAGTTTTGGTGACCGTGCTTCGTATCAAATGGATCCAGCAAACAGAAGAGAAGCGATTGCTGAGAGTATTGAAGATGAAGCACAAGGTGCAGACATACTGATGGTAAAACCTGCTCTTGCATATTTAGACATAGTACGTGAAATAAAAGATAGTACATCTTTGCCAATGGCTGTTTATAATGTGAGCGGTGAATATGCTATGTTAAAACTTGCAGGTAAACACAATTTAATTGATTACAATAGAGTTGTAATGGAGACTATGGTCAGTTTTAAGCGTGCTGGGGCAGATATCATTATCTCTTATCATGCAAAAGAAGTTGCAAAGATGTTGCTTAATAAGTAG
- the argF gene encoding ornithine carbamoyltransferase, with the protein MRHFLTLKDFTKEEILEIIDIGLEIKKNLKLKIYKKELENQTLGMIFEKSSTRTRVSFETGMFQLGGHALFLSNRDIHLGRGEPIKDTARVISSMCDMVMIRTFEHSMIEEFSRYSKVPVINGLTDSYHPVQLLADYMTLVEYSAEKNIVAAYVGDGNNMTHSWMMLCAKLGFELRIATPKGYEVDSDILTQALELAKESGAIITTTNDPQVAVKGATVVTTDTWTSMGQEEEKEERIKVFSGFMVDEEMMSLAQSGAKFLHCLPAYRGLEVSEEVFDKHSEIVFNEAENRLHAQKGLMVWLNKQKG; encoded by the coding sequence TTGAGACATTTTTTGACACTAAAAGACTTTACGAAAGAAGAGATTTTAGAAATTATTGATATCGGACTTGAAATTAAAAAAAATTTGAAGTTAAAAATTTACAAAAAAGAACTGGAAAACCAGACTTTGGGTATGATTTTTGAAAAAAGTTCAACAAGAACAAGAGTTAGTTTTGAAACAGGAATGTTTCAACTAGGCGGACATGCTCTGTTTTTGTCTAATCGTGATATTCATCTAGGTCGTGGTGAGCCAATAAAAGATACTGCAAGAGTAATTTCAAGTATGTGTGATATGGTAATGATTAGAACCTTTGAACACTCAATGATAGAAGAGTTCTCACGTTACTCAAAAGTACCAGTTATTAATGGACTTACAGACTCCTATCACCCTGTCCAACTTTTAGCAGATTATATGACCTTAGTTGAATATAGTGCAGAAAAAAATATAGTTGCTGCTTATGTCGGTGATGGAAATAATATGACACACTCTTGGATGATGCTTTGTGCAAAACTAGGGTTTGAACTTAGAATCGCTACTCCAAAAGGGTATGAAGTTGATAGTGATATTTTAACTCAAGCTCTTGAACTTGCTAAAGAGAGTGGAGCAATTATTACTACAACTAATGATCCTCAAGTTGCTGTAAAAGGTGCAACTGTTGTAACAACTGATACTTGGACCTCAATGGGGCAGGAAGAAGAAAAAGAAGAACGTATAAAAGTATTCAGTGGTTTTATGGTTGATGAAGAGATGATGAGTTTGGCACAAAGTGGTGCTAAGTTTTTACACTGTCTTCCTGCTTATAGAGGTCTTGAAGTGAGTGAAGAAGTTTTTGATAAACACTCTGAGATAGTTTTTAATGAGGCTGAAAATAGGCTCCATGCTCAAAAGGGCTTGATGGTTTGGTTAAATAAACAAAAAGGTTAG
- a CDS encoding multiheme c-type cytochrome has protein sequence MRILLVIITFIVSLGAATVVKVDEKFQTSDKCQACHMPIVQEWEKSQHAKSHYKNDEYFRASIDYISKKTRKSLNSVKIECATCHNPRISVTGTSESYEIIAAMNLDKDSAVNKAVNSDSINEGINCAVCHNIDKIHTNKDESARGMNRVKWMKSGIMAGPYKDANSPYHKTQYRDFMDTNSDKLCFVCHANDKSVKGLVFTDMLSEYKKGKKSCVDCHMGPRKTGAASTLPIDNGKPKKREVRKHGFEGAHVFSMWKDALDIKLTQKKDNIIIVISNPQPHNIPSGFGARELIVDVTYKNGVKEIKNKRISLTTHYTRRGGRPTIPHAAEKASEDMSIPANGEKVFKVPNVKGAKSIKVELYYRLVNDEVRSILKLKDKIWAKESLVAAKKIRLK, from the coding sequence ATGAGAATATTATTAGTGATTATAACTTTTATTGTGTCGTTAGGTGCTGCAACGGTAGTAAAAGTTGATGAAAAATTTCAAACATCTGATAAATGTCAGGCGTGTCATATGCCTATAGTACAAGAGTGGGAAAAATCTCAACACGCTAAAAGTCATTATAAAAATGACGAATACTTTAGAGCGTCTATTGATTACATAAGTAAAAAAACAAGAAAAAGTCTAAATAGCGTAAAGATTGAGTGTGCAACTTGTCATAATCCAAGAATTTCTGTTACTGGTACTAGTGAAAGTTATGAAATAATAGCGGCTATGAATTTAGACAAAGATTCTGCCGTAAACAAAGCTGTAAATTCGGACTCTATCAATGAGGGAATAAACTGTGCTGTTTGTCACAATATAGATAAAATACATACAAATAAGGATGAGTCAGCAAGAGGTATGAACCGCGTAAAATGGATGAAATCAGGAATAATGGCAGGACCGTACAAAGATGCTAATTCACCTTATCACAAAACACAATATCGTGATTTTATGGATACAAATTCAGATAAACTCTGTTTTGTATGCCATGCGAATGATAAGTCTGTTAAAGGTCTAGTTTTCACAGATATGCTTTCAGAATATAAAAAAGGTAAAAAATCTTGTGTCGATTGTCACATGGGACCTAGAAAAACAGGTGCTGCTTCAACGCTTCCTATAGATAATGGAAAACCAAAAAAGAGAGAAGTAAGAAAACATGGTTTTGAAGGTGCACATGTATTTAGTATGTGGAAAGATGCATTAGATATAAAATTAACTCAGAAAAAAGATAATATAATAATTGTTATATCAAATCCACAGCCTCATAATATTCCAAGTGGTTTTGGTGCAAGAGAATTAATAGTAGATGTGACATATAAAAATGGTGTAAAAGAGATTAAAAATAAAAGAATCTCTTTGACTACACATTATACAAGAAGGGGCGGTAGGCCAACAATTCCTCATGCGGCTGAAAAAGCTTCAGAAGATATGAGTATTCCGGCTAATGGAGAAAAGGTTTTTAAAGTTCCTAATGTTAAAGGTGCTAAAAGTATTAAGGTTGAGCTATATTATAGATTGGTTAATGATGAGGTTCGTTCTATCTTAAAGCTTAAAGATAAGATTTGGGCTAAAGAGAGCTTAGTAGCCGCAAAAAAGATAAGGCTAAAATAG
- the trpS gene encoding tryptophan--tRNA ligase — MRVLTGIQPSGDLHIGNYFGSIKQMVEAQKTSQTFAFIANYHAMTSGGKDLSKLTMQCATDFLALGIDPNKSVFWVQSDVKDVLELYWVLSSFTPMGLLERAHSYKDKTAKGIAANHSLFSYPVLMAADILLYGSEVVPVGKDQIQHVEIARDIATKFNNQYGDILVMPEFRVQEDVQTVPGIDGLKMSKSYGNVVNIFGEEKKQMKTIKKIVTENVAMEEPKEYANCNVYNMAKLFLEGDNLLALQERYKSGGEGHGHFKIYLGEVMWEYFREFRNKREYFQNNQDEVREILNLGANKAKEIAMPTIEKIRSVTGVRY; from the coding sequence ATGAGAGTTTTAACAGGTATTCAGCCATCTGGTGACTTACACATAGGGAACTATTTTGGTTCTATTAAACAGATGGTAGAAGCTCAGAAAACAAGTCAAACTTTTGCATTTATTGCTAACTATCATGCAATGACTAGTGGTGGTAAAGATTTATCGAAATTAACAATGCAGTGTGCGACAGACTTTTTAGCACTAGGTATTGATCCAAATAAATCTGTTTTTTGGGTTCAGTCAGATGTTAAAGATGTGCTTGAGCTATATTGGGTTTTATCTTCATTTACTCCTATGGGATTACTAGAACGAGCTCACAGTTACAAGGATAAAACAGCTAAAGGTATTGCTGCAAACCATTCACTTTTTTCTTACCCTGTTTTAATGGCAGCAGATATTTTACTATATGGCTCAGAAGTTGTTCCAGTGGGGAAAGATCAAATTCAACATGTAGAGATAGCAAGAGACATAGCAACTAAATTTAACAACCAATATGGTGATATTTTAGTTATGCCAGAATTTCGTGTTCAAGAAGATGTTCAAACTGTTCCAGGAATAGATGGCCTAAAGATGTCTAAGAGTTATGGAAATGTTGTAAATATATTTGGCGAAGAGAAGAAACAGATGAAAACCATCAAAAAAATTGTTACTGAAAATGTAGCAATGGAAGAGCCAAAAGAGTATGCAAACTGCAACGTTTACAACATGGCAAAACTATTTTTAGAGGGTGACAATCTCTTGGCGCTTCAAGAGAGGTACAAAAGTGGTGGAGAGGGTCACGGCCATTTTAAAATTTATCTTGGAGAAGTTATGTGGGAGTACTTTAGAGAGTTTAGAAATAAACGTGAATATTTCCAAAACAATCAAGATGAAGTTAGAGAAATTTTAAATTTAGGGGCAAATAAAGCAAAAGAAATTGCAATGCCTACAATTGAGAAAATCAGATCTGTTACAGGGGTAAGATACTAA
- the hpf gene encoding ribosome hibernation-promoting factor, HPF/YfiA family, translating into MNVQVHAKDITLQSSTRAHIESAIESFKKYSLDITSVNVHLQAEKKGVSIEFDIHVARAQPIVISQVDDNLDAAIDLAIDRATKALRRLHEKVVSHQSTSVKDLETLDN; encoded by the coding sequence ATGAACGTACAAGTACACGCGAAGGACATTACACTACAGTCGAGCACAAGAGCTCACATCGAATCTGCAATTGAGAGCTTCAAAAAATATTCGTTAGATATTACGTCAGTAAATGTTCATCTGCAAGCTGAAAAAAAAGGTGTTTCTATAGAATTTGATATTCATGTTGCCCGCGCTCAGCCAATTGTTATTTCTCAAGTAGACGATAACTTGGATGCTGCAATTGATTTAGCAATTGACAGAGCTACAAAAGCACTTCGCCGTTTACATGAAAAAGTAGTTTCACACCAAAGCACTTCAGTAAAAGACTTGGAAACATTAGATAACTAA
- a CDS encoding CopD family protein, whose product MYSWIIWFHILSFTSWFAVLFYMPRLFVYHAENIDNEGFVEVVKVMEMKIYKYIGVPSMWATVVSGVAMIFLSTSHYGGVNIMSTGGWLHAKIFLVVVLMGYFFSMGYYRNKFLNNECTKSGKFFRVYNEVPTLLLLAIVALVIFKPF is encoded by the coding sequence ATGTATAGTTGGATTATTTGGTTCCATATATTGTCATTTACTTCATGGTTCGCCGTGTTGTTTTACATGCCAAGGCTATTCGTATATCATGCAGAAAATATTGATAATGAAGGTTTTGTTGAAGTTGTAAAAGTAATGGAAATGAAAATATATAAATATATTGGTGTTCCATCTATGTGGGCAACTGTAGTTAGTGGTGTGGCTATGATATTTTTATCAACTTCACATTATGGTGGAGTTAACATAATGTCAACTGGCGGTTGGTTGCACGCTAAGATATTTTTGGTTGTAGTTTTAATGGGATACTTTTTTTCAATGGGTTATTATAGAAATAAATTTTTAAATAATGAGTGTACAAAAAGTGGAAAATTTTTCCGTGTCTATAATGAAGTTCCAACTCTTCTGTTGTTGGCTATTGTTGCGTTGGTGATTTTTAAACCATTTTAG
- the der gene encoding ribosome biogenesis GTPase Der yields the protein MKKIAIIGRPNVGKSSLFNRLVKKRDAITSEQAGTTRDVKRRPVTIINKQALLLDTGGLDKGCELFDKIKEMSLKAAYQADIILYMVDGKGLPEDEDKKLFYELQTMGKDVALIVNKIDNDKMKEKLWDFYEFGTDAIFGISVAHNRHTVELLDWVASKIPDSDIIKEAFEEGNEEGNDEITIIREDLSDEDFFANTQDQDEEDDGFTYWDEDEMDGAIDDENSIFAQNDKIKEFNEDDINHIKISIIGRTNVGKSSLLNALLGEERSVVSSVAGTTIDPIDESIVYKGKQLTFVDTAGLRRRGKIIGIEKFALMRTTEMLENSNMALVILDASEPFLDLDEKIAGLVDSNKLACIIVLNKWDISKRDEHDKIIQSVRDRFKFLAYAPIITLSAKSHQRVDKLNDMILEINENYSQRITTSQLNDAMEKAMRKHHLPSMHGQVIRIYYATQYETRPPKIAIVMNKPKGLHFTYRRYLTNKLRESFNFTGTPVLFKAKKRGEK from the coding sequence ATGAAAAAAATTGCAATTATTGGTCGTCCAAATGTTGGCAAAAGTTCACTTTTTAATAGACTGGTTAAAAAAAGAGATGCTATAACATCTGAACAAGCAGGTACAACAAGAGATGTAAAAAGGCGACCGGTAACAATCATAAACAAGCAGGCTCTACTGTTGGACACTGGCGGTTTAGATAAGGGTTGTGAGCTATTTGACAAGATTAAAGAGATGTCACTTAAAGCAGCCTATCAGGCTGACATAATTCTTTATATGGTTGATGGCAAAGGCTTACCAGAAGATGAAGATAAAAAACTTTTTTATGAACTTCAAACTATGGGTAAAGATGTAGCTCTTATTGTAAATAAAATAGACAATGATAAAATGAAAGAGAAACTTTGGGATTTCTATGAGTTTGGAACAGATGCTATCTTTGGCATATCTGTAGCTCATAATAGACATACAGTTGAGCTTCTTGATTGGGTAGCCAGTAAGATTCCAGATTCTGACATTATAAAAGAAGCTTTTGAAGAAGGTAATGAAGAAGGTAATGATGAAATCACCATAATTCGTGAAGATTTAAGTGATGAAGATTTCTTTGCAAATACACAAGACCAAGATGAAGAAGATGATGGATTTACATATTGGGATGAAGATGAAATGGATGGTGCCATTGATGATGAAAACTCTATTTTTGCCCAAAATGACAAGATAAAAGAGTTTAATGAAGATGATATAAATCACATTAAAATCTCTATTATCGGTCGTACAAATGTTGGTAAAAGCTCACTTTTAAATGCTCTTTTAGGTGAAGAGAGATCTGTTGTCAGTAGCGTAGCAGGCACAACAATTGACCCAATTGATGAGAGTATTGTCTACAAAGGAAAACAGCTTACTTTCGTAGATACAGCAGGTCTTAGACGTCGCGGTAAGATAATAGGTATAGAAAAATTTGCTCTAATGAGAACAACAGAGATGCTGGAAAATTCAAATATGGCACTTGTTATTTTAGATGCAAGTGAGCCTTTTTTAGACCTTGATGAGAAAATTGCCGGTCTTGTAGACAGTAATAAACTCGCTTGTATAATCGTTCTAAATAAGTGGGATATATCAAAAAGAGATGAGCATGATAAAATCATTCAAAGCGTAAGAGACAGATTTAAGTTCTTAGCTTATGCACCAATTATCACACTATCTGCAAAATCGCACCAAAGAGTTGATAAACTTAATGATATGATTTTAGAGATAAATGAAAACTACTCACAACGAATTACAACTTCACAACTAAATGATGCTATGGAAAAAGCGATGAGAAAACATCATCTTCCAAGCATGCATGGTCAAGTTATTAGAATCTACTATGCAACGCAGTACGAGACTAGACCGCCTAAAATAGCGATAGTCATGAATAAGCCTAAAGGTCTTCACTTTACATACAGAAGATACTTAACAAATAAACTAAGAGAGTCTTTCAATTTTACAGGAACACCTGTTCTTTTTAAAGCAAAAAAGAGAGGCGAGAAGTAG
- a CDS encoding LPP20 family lipoprotein has translation MTKVISSIALAGLLAATITGCSKKDVKPEEVEFNNICKQENVPAPDWTCRPSADGAYAGVGVAQKSAAGMGHMRRVAVANGRSDLAQQISTLVKDKISLYTGTTGVAGSETVDQTTETVTKQVAKVDLIGSKSIDTWNAPSGALYMLVTVSKQSANEQIKNNLKTSFKNDQALWQQFKAKNALEGLEKEFSDN, from the coding sequence ATGACTAAAGTTATTTCATCAATTGCATTGGCAGGTCTATTGGCTGCTACTATTACAGGATGTTCAAAGAAAGACGTTAAACCAGAAGAGGTTGAGTTCAATAATATTTGTAAACAAGAAAATGTACCAGCTCCTGATTGGACATGTAGACCGTCAGCGGATGGTGCCTATGCTGGTGTTGGTGTTGCTCAAAAAAGCGCTGCTGGAATGGGTCATATGAGACGAGTTGCAGTAGCTAACGGTCGCTCAGATTTAGCTCAGCAGATTAGTACACTTGTAAAAGATAAGATTTCTTTATATACTGGCACAACTGGTGTTGCTGGAAGTGAAACTGTTGATCAAACAACAGAAACTGTAACTAAACAGGTCGCAAAAGTTGACCTAATTGGTTCAAAATCTATTGATACGTGGAATGCTCCATCTGGTGCACTATACATGTTAGTGACTGTATCAAAACAATCTGCTAATGAACAAATCAAAAATAATCTTAAAACGAGTTTCAAAAATGATCAAGCTCTATGGCAACAATTTAAAGCCAAGAACGCTTTAGAAGGTTTAGAAAAAGAATTTTCTGATAACTAG